One window from the genome of Bacillus tianshenii encodes:
- the rpoD gene encoding RNA polymerase sigma factor RpoD → MAEKRARSKNVETELTLEQAKEQLFEIGKKRGVLTYEEIAERLSAFELDSDTMDEYYEYLGDKGIEVIGESEEDPNMQQLDKEEEFDLNDLSVPPGIKINDPVRMYLKEIGRVDLLSAEEEIELAKRIEQGDEEAKRRLAEANLRLVVSIAKRYVGRGMLFLDLIQEGNMGLIKAVEKFDYDKGFKFSTYATWWIRQAITRAIADQARTIRIPVHMVETINKLIRVQRQLLQDLGREPSPEEIGEEMELTPDKVREILKIAQEPVSLETPIGEEDDSHLGDFIEDQEATSPSDAAAYELLKEQLEDVLDTLTDREENVLRLRFGLDDGRTRTLEEVGKVFGVTRERIRQIEAKALRKLRHPSRSKRLKDFLE, encoded by the coding sequence ATGGCTGAAAAACGAGCTCGTTCAAAAAATGTTGAAACTGAATTAACATTGGAGCAAGCAAAAGAACAGCTGTTTGAAATTGGTAAAAAACGCGGTGTCTTAACATATGAAGAAATCGCTGAACGTTTATCAGCCTTTGAATTGGATTCAGATACAATGGATGAATACTACGAGTACCTTGGGGATAAAGGAATCGAAGTAATCGGAGAATCTGAAGAAGATCCAAATATGCAGCAACTAGACAAGGAAGAGGAATTCGACCTTAATGATTTAAGTGTACCTCCAGGTATAAAAATAAATGACCCAGTAAGAATGTATTTGAAAGAAATTGGCCGTGTTGACTTACTTTCAGCAGAAGAAGAGATTGAATTAGCAAAACGTATTGAACAAGGTGATGAAGAAGCCAAGCGCCGACTTGCTGAAGCAAACCTTCGTCTCGTTGTAAGTATTGCAAAACGCTATGTAGGAAGAGGTATGCTTTTCCTTGACCTTATCCAAGAAGGTAACATGGGCTTAATAAAAGCTGTTGAGAAGTTCGATTATGATAAAGGGTTCAAATTTAGTACGTATGCAACATGGTGGATTCGTCAAGCAATTACGCGTGCAATCGCTGACCAAGCAAGAACAATCCGTATTCCAGTGCATATGGTTGAAACAATTAACAAGTTAATTCGTGTTCAACGTCAACTACTACAGGATCTTGGCCGTGAGCCATCACCAGAAGAAATTGGTGAAGAGATGGAACTAACACCAGACAAAGTTCGTGAAATTCTGAAGATTGCCCAGGAACCTGTCTCATTAGAAACGCCGATTGGTGAAGAAGATGATTCACACCTAGGTGATTTCATTGAAGATCAGGAAGCAACTTCACCATCAGATGCAGCCGCATATGAACTATTGAAAGAGCAGCTAGAAGATGTGCTAGATACGTTAACAGACCGTGAAGAAAATGTACTTCGACTTCGTTTCGGTTTAGATGATGGACGAACAAGAACTCTAGAAGAAGTGGGTAAGGTCTTCGGTGTTACACGCGAACGTATTCGACAAATCGAAGCAAAAGCACTTCGCAAACTTCGTCATCCAAGCCGAAGCAAACGCTTAAAAGACTTCTTAGAATAA
- a CDS encoding DUF188 domain-containing protein: MRRDVEIEKYDESMCTIFVDADACPVKKDIVEIAAAYHCSVIFISSYNHMIHDKPGGEWVFVDTNQEEVDLYIVNHVKPYDLVITQDIGLAGLLLKRNVYVLSPRGKEYNEANIEPALFSRFVHAKQRQAGQKTRGPKAYTKQDKEHFRVELEKILSNLAGI, from the coding sequence ATGAGGAGGGATGTAGAAATAGAAAAATATGACGAAAGCATGTGTACGATCTTTGTCGATGCGGACGCATGTCCTGTGAAAAAAGACATAGTTGAGATTGCAGCTGCTTATCATTGTTCAGTCATTTTTATCTCTTCTTATAACCATATGATTCATGATAAGCCTGGTGGTGAATGGGTCTTTGTCGATACCAACCAAGAGGAAGTTGACCTATATATTGTCAATCATGTAAAACCTTATGACCTTGTTATTACTCAAGATATTGGACTAGCAGGGCTTTTGCTGAAACGAAACGTTTATGTGTTATCCCCGCGAGGAAAAGAATATAACGAGGCGAATATTGAACCTGCACTGTTCTCTCGATTTGTACATGCGAAACAAAGACAAGCAGGTCAAAAAACAAGAGGACCTAAAGCATATACAAAACAAGATAAAGAACATTTCCGTGTAGAATTGGAAAAAATATTGTCGAATCTTGCAGGAATTTAA
- a CDS encoding pyruvate, water dikinase regulatory protein, producing MSSSIVYVVSDSVGETAELVVKAASSQFHSFGIEIKRVPYVEDTATLKEVVQLAKENDAIVGFTLVVPEMRKFLLEEATKQGVETVDIIGPMVDKMQAKYNRDPRHEPGLVHKLDEDYFKKVEAIEFAVKYDDGRDPRGILRADIVLVGVSRTSKTPLSQYLAHKRLKVANVPLVPEVEPPEELFEVDPMKCFGLKISPDKLNTIRRERLKALGLNDKASYANIDRIKEELQYFERVIKRIDCEVIDVSHKAVEETANVILNILHHRSE from the coding sequence ATGAGTAGTTCAATTGTTTATGTCGTTTCCGATTCCGTCGGCGAAACGGCTGAGCTAGTCGTCAAAGCTGCATCAAGCCAATTTCATTCATTTGGTATTGAAATAAAACGTGTGCCTTACGTTGAAGATACAGCGACCTTAAAGGAAGTTGTTCAACTAGCCAAAGAAAATGACGCGATTGTTGGTTTTACGTTAGTTGTACCTGAAATGCGGAAATTTTTATTAGAAGAGGCAACAAAGCAAGGCGTAGAAACAGTCGATATTATTGGTCCGATGGTTGATAAAATGCAAGCGAAGTATAATCGTGACCCACGACATGAACCAGGGCTTGTACATAAGCTCGATGAAGATTATTTCAAGAAAGTAGAAGCGATCGAATTCGCTGTTAAGTATGACGATGGGCGTGATCCTCGTGGCATTCTCCGAGCTGATATCGTGCTTGTCGGTGTTTCTCGTACGTCCAAAACACCGCTCTCACAATACTTAGCTCATAAACGTTTAAAAGTGGCAAACGTGCCGCTTGTACCTGAAGTAGAACCGCCAGAAGAATTATTTGAAGTTGACCCGATGAAATGTTTCGGATTAAAAATTAGTCCAGATAAATTAAATACAATTCGCAGAGAGCGATTGAAAGCCCTTGGTTTGAATGACAAGGCGAGTTATGCAAACATTGATCGTATTAAAGAAGAACTTCAGTATTTTGAACGGGTTATTAAGCGGATTGATTGTGAAGTCATTGATGTTTCTCACAAAGCGGTAGAGGAAACTGCTAATGTTATTTTGAATATCCTACATCATCGTAGTGAATAA
- a CDS encoding cytochrome c — protein MNRNPVMPYLITMVIGIILIVGLGGYGLSNPPGEAAEGEAQEEAAPANPEEIFKQSCAACHGQNLEGGAGPNLTQVGSKLSADDIKGIIQNGKGSMPGGLVTGEAQDKLAQWLAEKK, from the coding sequence ATGAATCGCAACCCAGTAATGCCTTACCTAATTACGATGGTTATTGGTATTATTCTTATTGTTGGCTTGGGAGGTTACGGGTTAAGTAATCCACCAGGAGAAGCTGCAGAAGGTGAAGCACAAGAAGAAGCGGCACCTGCAAATCCAGAAGAAATCTTCAAGCAAAGCTGTGCAGCATGTCACGGTCAGAACCTTGAAGGTGGAGCTGGTCCAAACTTAACACAGGTTGGAAGCAAGCTATCAGCTGACGACATTAAGGGTATTATTCAAAACGGTAAAGGAAGCATGCCTGGAGGCCTAGTAACTGGTGAGGCACAGGACAAGTTAGCACAATGGCTAGCAGAAAAGAAATAA
- a CDS encoding Nif3-like dinuclear metal center hexameric protein: protein MANFANGQEIIQAFERFSPKSYAVEGDKIGLQIGTLNKKVKKIMIALDVLEEVVDEAIDEEVDLIIAHHPILFRPLKQLVTDEGQGKLVAKLVKHDITVYAAHTNLDVAKGGVNDLMAEALGLQETDVLVPTYEDPLKKIVVFVPEEQADRVRQAIGDAGAGHIGNYSHCSFNTPGTGMFLPGEGTDPFIGKQGEIEHVNEVKVETIVPKSQVNKVLRAMLKAHPYEEPAYDIYPLENTGEVLGLGRVGKLDQAMTLKEFAEHVKQAFDVKGLRVVGNLDNKIQKVALLGGDGNKYWKNAKFKGADVYVTGDMYYHVAHDAMMEGLNIVDPGHNVEKVMKDGVRKVLQSFLDEKKYATEVIASKPNTDPFTFL from the coding sequence GTGGCAAACTTTGCGAATGGACAAGAAATCATTCAAGCATTTGAGCGATTTTCGCCTAAGTCATATGCAGTTGAAGGCGACAAAATTGGCTTACAAATTGGTACGTTAAATAAAAAAGTAAAAAAAATAATGATTGCACTTGATGTTCTAGAAGAGGTTGTTGATGAAGCGATTGATGAAGAAGTAGACTTAATTATTGCTCACCATCCAATCCTTTTCCGTCCTTTAAAGCAGCTTGTTACTGACGAAGGACAAGGAAAGCTTGTCGCAAAGCTGGTGAAGCATGATATTACCGTCTATGCGGCTCATACAAACCTTGATGTTGCCAAAGGTGGCGTAAATGACCTTATGGCAGAAGCGCTCGGCTTACAGGAAACAGACGTACTTGTGCCGACATATGAAGACCCGTTAAAGAAAATTGTTGTCTTCGTACCTGAGGAACAAGCAGACCGTGTGCGTCAAGCGATAGGGGACGCAGGTGCTGGTCATATCGGTAATTACAGCCATTGCTCATTTAATACACCAGGCACTGGCATGTTCTTACCAGGTGAGGGAACAGACCCATTCATCGGCAAGCAAGGTGAAATAGAGCATGTGAATGAAGTAAAGGTTGAAACGATTGTTCCAAAGTCACAGGTAAATAAAGTTCTTCGTGCGATGTTAAAAGCACACCCATATGAAGAACCTGCCTATGATATTTATCCGCTTGAAAATACAGGTGAAGTGCTTGGATTAGGACGTGTTGGCAAGCTCGACCAAGCAATGACCCTAAAAGAGTTCGCGGAACACGTGAAGCAGGCATTTGATGTAAAAGGTCTTCGCGTTGTTGGTAACTTGGACAACAAGATACAAAAAGTTGCCCTGCTTGGCGGTGACGGTAATAAGTACTGGAAGAATGCAAAATTCAAGGGCGCGGACGTATATGTAACAGGTGATATGTATTATCATGTGGCACATGATGCGATGATGGAAGGATTAAACATTGTCGATCCTGGCCATAATGTTGAAAAAGTAATGAAAGACGGCGTGCGAAAAGTGCTCCAGTCTTTTCTAGATGAGAAAAAGTATGCAACAGAGGTAATCGCCTCAAAACCGAATACAGACCCATTTACATTTCTATAA
- the glyS gene encoding glycine--tRNA ligase subunit beta — MSKQDLLLEIGLEELPARFVTDAMEQLADKVAVWFEENRIEIEGVQAYSTPRRLAVIVKGVAEKQADISEEARGPARKIALDEEGNWTKAAQGFAKGQGADVNDIFFKEIKGAEYVFVNKFSEGQPTFTLLPQLKDVITGLNFPKNMRWGTNQMRYARPIKWLICLFGKEVVPFEITNVKTSNTTYGHRFLGEQITIEDPSQYKMKLQEQFVLADAEERKEAIRKQLHNLADDEGWVIPIDEDLLEEVNNLVEYPTALYGTFDEAFLNLPEEVLITSMKEHQRYFPVKNANGDLLAYFITVRNGDARALETVAKGNEKVLSARLADAQFFYEEDQKQPIEKSLKRLDNIVFHEELGTIGEKVRRVRELSGQISALASVSTETKQKADRVATICKFDLVTNMVNEFTELQGIMGEKYARLFGEDEQVAIGINEHYMPRSAGDDVPSTDSGAIVSIADKLDTIAGCFGIGLIPTGSQDPYALRRQATGIMQTLITKEWGIRFETLLEVAVEEMKNLQLLKRQGSDVLDELIHFFKLRLKNILNEKGIRYDVIEAVLAGPIAKPAVLVKRAELLQEKLHDETFKETVEALSRVTNISSKAKTEEYEADLFHEEPEKELYTNYVKVEASVVEAIDNGNVKEAYTQLAALKPHIDNYFDNIMVMTEDEKVRENRLSFMASIANTIKTFAHFNEIVFK, encoded by the coding sequence ATGAGTAAACAAGATTTATTGCTAGAAATCGGACTAGAAGAATTACCTGCGCGTTTCGTAACGGATGCAATGGAGCAGCTTGCTGATAAAGTTGCTGTGTGGTTTGAAGAAAACCGTATTGAAATTGAAGGGGTACAAGCTTACTCAACACCTCGTCGCCTTGCAGTCATTGTAAAAGGTGTGGCAGAAAAGCAAGCAGATATTAGTGAAGAAGCACGTGGACCTGCAAGGAAAATTGCTTTAGATGAAGAAGGTAACTGGACGAAAGCGGCACAAGGTTTTGCTAAAGGCCAAGGTGCTGATGTGAATGACATTTTCTTCAAGGAAATTAAAGGCGCAGAGTATGTGTTCGTTAATAAATTTTCTGAAGGTCAGCCAACATTCACACTTCTTCCGCAATTGAAAGATGTGATTACAGGCTTGAACTTCCCGAAAAATATGCGCTGGGGAACAAATCAAATGCGCTATGCACGTCCAATCAAATGGCTCATTTGCCTATTTGGGAAAGAGGTAGTGCCATTTGAAATTACAAACGTCAAAACAAGCAATACAACGTATGGCCATCGCTTCTTAGGTGAACAAATCACAATCGAAGACCCTAGCCAATATAAAATGAAATTACAAGAACAATTCGTCCTTGCGGATGCTGAGGAACGCAAAGAAGCAATTCGTAAACAATTACATAACCTTGCCGATGATGAAGGCTGGGTTATTCCGATTGATGAAGACCTGCTTGAAGAGGTTAATAACCTTGTTGAGTATCCAACTGCTTTGTATGGAACATTTGATGAAGCATTCTTGAATTTGCCTGAAGAAGTGTTGATTACGTCGATGAAAGAGCATCAACGCTACTTCCCAGTCAAAAATGCTAATGGAGACTTGTTGGCATATTTTATTACTGTACGTAATGGAGATGCACGTGCACTTGAAACTGTTGCAAAAGGGAATGAAAAAGTATTGAGTGCTCGTCTCGCTGATGCACAGTTCTTCTATGAAGAGGATCAGAAGCAACCGATCGAGAAATCATTAAAACGCTTGGATAACATTGTCTTTCATGAAGAGCTTGGAACAATCGGAGAAAAAGTTCGCCGTGTTCGAGAGCTTTCTGGTCAAATCAGTGCGCTTGCTTCAGTCAGCACAGAAACGAAGCAGAAGGCAGATCGTGTTGCAACTATCTGCAAATTCGATCTTGTGACGAATATGGTAAACGAATTTACTGAGCTGCAAGGCATTATGGGTGAAAAGTATGCCCGCTTGTTTGGTGAAGATGAACAAGTAGCGATTGGCATTAATGAGCACTACATGCCGCGCTCAGCAGGTGATGATGTACCTAGCACTGACTCTGGAGCTATTGTCAGTATTGCCGATAAGTTAGATACGATTGCTGGCTGCTTTGGCATCGGTTTAATTCCAACTGGTTCACAAGATCCTTACGCATTGCGTCGTCAAGCGACAGGCATTATGCAGACGCTTATTACGAAGGAATGGGGCATCCGTTTTGAAACATTGCTTGAAGTAGCTGTAGAGGAAATGAAGAATTTACAATTATTAAAACGTCAAGGCAGCGATGTACTTGACGAACTTATTCATTTCTTCAAATTACGCCTAAAAAACATTTTGAATGAAAAAGGTATTCGTTATGATGTGATTGAAGCAGTGCTTGCCGGTCCAATTGCGAAGCCTGCAGTACTTGTGAAGCGAGCGGAATTACTACAAGAAAAGCTTCACGATGAAACATTTAAGGAAACAGTTGAAGCATTAAGTCGTGTGACGAATATTTCTAGTAAGGCAAAAACAGAAGAGTATGAAGCCGATTTATTCCATGAAGAACCTGAAAAAGAACTTTATACAAACTATGTAAAAGTTGAAGCATCTGTGGTAGAAGCAATTGACAATGGGAATGTCAAAGAAGCCTATACTCAGCTTGCTGCGTTAAAGCCTCATATTGACAACTATTTTGATAATATTATGGTTATGACAGAAGATGAAAAAGTACGCGAAAACCGACTTAGCTTCATGGCAAGTATCGCTAATACAATCAAGACATTTGCTCATTTCAATGAGATTGTGTTTAAATAA
- a CDS encoding helix-turn-helix transcriptional regulator: protein MVFHGTKVVRTIELNKRQEHILQIVKDNGPITGEQIADRLDLTRATLRPDLAILTMAGYLEARPRVGYFYTGKTGSQLLTEKIRKLRVNEYQSIPVVVEENVSVYDAICTMFLEDVGTLFVVDKHALLVGVLSRKDLLRASIGKRDLEAIPVNIIMTRMPNITYAQKEDLLIDVAQKIIEKQIDAVPVVKETEKGYEVVGRITKTNMTKALLELAKDEMI, encoded by the coding sequence ATGGTTTTCCATGGTACAAAGGTGGTGAGAACAATCGAACTGAATAAACGGCAAGAGCACATCTTGCAGATTGTAAAAGATAATGGCCCAATTACCGGTGAACAGATTGCAGATCGACTTGATTTGACTAGAGCAACACTTAGACCAGACCTCGCAATCTTAACCATGGCTGGCTACCTTGAAGCACGACCCCGTGTCGGTTATTTTTATACAGGAAAAACTGGTTCGCAATTGTTGACTGAGAAAATTCGCAAACTTCGTGTGAATGAGTACCAATCAATTCCTGTCGTCGTAGAAGAGAACGTCTCTGTCTATGATGCGATTTGTACAATGTTCCTTGAGGATGTTGGAACATTGTTTGTCGTTGATAAGCATGCCTTACTTGTAGGGGTGCTATCACGTAAGGATTTATTGCGTGCAAGCATCGGGAAGCGTGATCTTGAAGCCATCCCTGTCAACATTATTATGACGCGCATGCCAAATATTACGTATGCTCAAAAAGAGGATTTATTAATTGATGTGGCGCAGAAAATTATTGAGAAACAAATTGATGCCGTCCCAGTTGTGAAAGAGACAGAGAAAGGCTATGAAGTTGTAGGCAGAATTACCAAAACAAACATGACAAAAGCGTTGCTTGAACTTGCAAAAGATGAAATGATATAG
- the dnaG gene encoding DNA primase: MTNRIPEDTIEKIRSENDIVDVVSEYVQLKKQGRNYFGLCPFHGEKTPSFSVAPDKQIYHCFGCGAGGNVISFIMNIEGQEFPEAAKMLADRANIELPQFEQSDRYADSPSGTNETRKAHDLLKKFYHHLLVNTKEGRRGLEYLKDRGFTNDVIEAFELGYAPDSWETTAVFLEKRGFQLDKMSAAGILAQRQQDGVYYDRFRERVMFPIWNQRGDVIAFGGRAIGDGNPKYLNSPETDLFKKGRNLYGFHLARKTMRKESTAVLFEGYIDVISAWSAGVTNGVATLGTSLTEEQADLLHRLVDTVIICYDSDDAGMDAADRAAKMLQATGCQVKVAVMPDGMDPDDYIRKHGAESFRKGVIGASLTYMSYKMRLLRKGKNFQEAGDRIQYIEDILKEITKLSKAVEREHYLKQLADEFSISLDTLKDEQRRIYYQTRKSKDNPSFERNNKHQYKVLTQKKLLPAFHNAERYLLAHMLQDAYIAEKIQDEIACSFNIDEHNAIAIMLYAYYEEHDTLEISDFMHRIEDEGLRNLVSDLAMLEVNAEVSEHELSDYIRCVLDHPRWKEVHEFEQEKKEAERQQDIVRAAQIGMKIIELKKQLKH; encoded by the coding sequence ATGACAAATCGCATACCTGAAGATACGATTGAAAAAATTCGTTCAGAGAATGACATTGTAGACGTAGTCTCTGAATATGTTCAATTGAAGAAGCAGGGACGGAATTACTTTGGTCTTTGTCCTTTTCACGGTGAAAAAACGCCTTCCTTTTCGGTGGCTCCAGATAAGCAGATCTATCACTGCTTCGGTTGTGGAGCTGGTGGGAATGTTATTTCATTTATTATGAATATTGAAGGTCAAGAATTTCCAGAAGCAGCAAAAATGCTTGCAGATCGTGCTAATATTGAGCTTCCACAATTTGAGCAATCAGATAGGTATGCTGATAGTCCAAGTGGAACGAATGAGACTCGTAAAGCACATGACCTTTTAAAGAAATTTTACCATCATTTACTCGTAAACACAAAGGAGGGCCGACGTGGCCTTGAATATTTAAAGGACCGCGGCTTCACGAATGACGTAATTGAAGCGTTCGAACTCGGTTATGCACCTGATTCCTGGGAGACGACAGCTGTTTTTTTGGAAAAGCGTGGCTTCCAATTAGATAAAATGTCTGCTGCAGGAATCTTAGCACAGCGTCAACAAGATGGTGTTTATTATGACCGCTTTCGTGAGCGGGTAATGTTTCCAATTTGGAACCAACGCGGTGATGTAATTGCCTTCGGTGGAAGAGCAATTGGAGATGGTAATCCGAAGTACTTGAATAGTCCGGAAACGGATTTGTTCAAGAAGGGAAGAAATTTATATGGTTTTCACCTTGCTCGGAAAACCATGCGTAAAGAGTCAACCGCCGTGCTGTTTGAAGGATATATTGATGTTATTTCGGCATGGTCGGCCGGTGTAACAAATGGCGTAGCCACCCTTGGAACGTCACTGACTGAAGAGCAGGCTGACCTTCTTCATCGTCTAGTTGATACGGTTATTATATGTTATGACAGTGATGATGCTGGAATGGATGCTGCAGATAGGGCTGCGAAAATGTTACAAGCCACTGGTTGCCAGGTGAAAGTGGCCGTTATGCCAGATGGAATGGACCCTGATGACTACATCAGAAAACATGGAGCTGAAAGTTTTCGAAAAGGTGTAATAGGGGCAAGCTTGACCTATATGTCTTATAAAATGCGGCTGCTTCGGAAAGGAAAAAACTTTCAAGAAGCAGGAGATCGTATCCAATATATAGAAGATATTCTCAAAGAAATAACGAAATTGTCGAAAGCAGTTGAACGTGAGCACTATTTGAAACAATTAGCCGATGAATTTTCAATATCATTAGATACGTTAAAAGATGAGCAACGTCGCATTTATTATCAAACACGCAAGTCGAAGGATAATCCATCTTTTGAAAGAAATAATAAGCATCAATATAAAGTTTTAACGCAGAAAAAATTGCTTCCGGCTTTTCATAATGCGGAACGGTATTTGTTAGCTCATATGCTGCAAGATGCTTATATCGCAGAAAAGATTCAGGATGAGATTGCCTGTTCCTTTAACATTGATGAACATAATGCGATAGCGATTATGCTCTATGCTTATTATGAAGAACATGACACCCTAGAGATTAGTGATTTCATGCATCGAATTGAGGACGAGGGGTTGCGCAACCTCGTTTCAGACCTAGCAATGCTAGAAGTAAATGCTGAGGTGTCCGAACATGAATTAAGCGATTATATTCGTTGTGTATTGGACCATCCGCGATGGAAGGAAGTCCATGAATTCGAGCAAGAGAAGAAAGAAGCAGAAAGACAGCAGGATATTGTGCGTGCAGCGCAAATAGGAATGAAGATTATTGAGTTAAAGAAGCAGCTGAAGCATTAA
- the glyQ gene encoding glycine--tRNA ligase subunit alpha yields MNIQQMILKLQEHWSNQNCIIMQAYDTEKGAGTMSPMTLLRSLGPEPWNVAYVEPSRRPADGRYGENPNRLYQHHQFQVIMKPSPDNIQELYLDSLKALGINPLEHDIRFVEDNWENPTLGAAGLGWEVWLDGMEITQFTYFQQIGGLEAKPVSVEITYGIERLASYIQDKENVFDLEWTDGVTVRDIFYQPEYEHSKYTFEMSDTEMLFNLFNTYEKEAKRIMEEGLVFPAYDYVLKCSHTFNLLDAKGAISVTERTGYIGRVRNLARGIAKAYVEERERLGFPMLKGKEAADHE; encoded by the coding sequence ATGAATATCCAGCAAATGATTTTGAAATTACAAGAACATTGGTCCAATCAAAATTGTATTATCATGCAGGCATATGATACTGAAAAAGGTGCAGGGACGATGAGCCCGATGACATTGTTGCGAAGCCTTGGACCTGAGCCTTGGAATGTTGCTTATGTTGAGCCTTCACGTCGTCCAGCTGACGGCCGTTACGGAGAAAATCCGAACCGCTTATATCAGCATCATCAGTTTCAAGTAATTATGAAGCCTTCTCCTGACAATATTCAAGAGCTTTACTTAGATTCATTGAAAGCGCTTGGGATTAATCCACTTGAGCATGATATTCGTTTTGTAGAAGATAACTGGGAAAATCCAACGCTAGGTGCAGCAGGCCTTGGTTGGGAAGTATGGCTTGACGGGATGGAAATTACCCAGTTTACGTACTTCCAGCAAATCGGTGGCCTTGAAGCAAAACCTGTTTCGGTGGAAATTACATACGGAATTGAACGCTTGGCGTCTTACATTCAAGATAAAGAAAATGTCTTTGATCTAGAGTGGACTGACGGAGTAACAGTTCGGGATATCTTTTATCAGCCAGAATATGAGCATTCCAAATATACATTTGAAATGTCTGATACAGAAATGCTTTTCAACTTATTTAACACATATGAAAAAGAAGCAAAACGCATTATGGAAGAAGGTCTTGTCTTCCCTGCCTATGATTATGTGTTGAAATGTTCCCATACGTTCAACTTGCTTGACGCAAAAGGTGCGATTTCTGTAACAGAACGAACAGGTTATATCGGCCGAGTGCGTAACTTAGCTCGTGGCATAGCAAAAGCATACGTAGAAGAGCGTGAACGGTTAGGATTCCCAATGTTGAAAGGTAAGGAGGCAGCTGATCATGAGTAA
- a CDS encoding tRNA (adenine(22)-N(1))-methyltransferase TrmK, protein MNEIRLSERLCAVVDEIPKNSTIADIGSDHAYLPCYAYLRGVISEGIAGEINEGPWKSALEQVKRCGIESKISVRRGNGLEVMAPGEVDVVVVAGMGGQLIASILEDGKEKLAGVKRLVLQPNVGARFIRIWLRDNGWELKREQILEEDEKIYEILTADRGDANVPYKAREEAALLFGPFLMKEKNEAFCKKWQYEYAKWKKIVQQMEGAEQNEALAEKRAKIESRMKLAEEVL, encoded by the coding sequence ATGAATGAGATACGATTATCAGAGCGATTATGCGCTGTTGTAGATGAGATTCCAAAAAATTCAACGATTGCAGATATTGGTTCGGACCATGCCTATTTACCGTGTTATGCGTATTTACGTGGTGTTATTTCTGAAGGTATTGCTGGTGAAATTAATGAAGGTCCTTGGAAATCTGCACTTGAGCAAGTAAAGCGATGTGGGATAGAAAGTAAAATTTCCGTACGCCGCGGAAATGGTCTTGAAGTTATGGCTCCTGGAGAGGTGGATGTTGTTGTTGTAGCCGGAATGGGTGGCCAATTAATTGCTTCAATTCTTGAAGATGGCAAGGAAAAGCTTGCTGGCGTGAAACGGCTTGTTTTGCAGCCAAACGTCGGAGCGAGATTTATCCGTATTTGGCTCCGTGACAATGGCTGGGAATTAAAGCGTGAGCAAATCTTGGAGGAAGACGAAAAGATTTATGAAATATTAACTGCTGACAGAGGTGATGCTAATGTGCCATATAAGGCTCGTGAAGAAGCAGCACTCTTGTTTGGTCCTTTTTTAATGAAAGAGAAAAATGAGGCATTCTGTAAAAAGTGGCAGTACGAATATGCGAAGTGGAAAAAGATTGTTCAGCAAATGGAAGGTGCTGAACAAAATGAAGCATTAGCTGAAAAGCGAGCAAAGATCGAATCGCGAATGAAATTGGCAGAGGAGGTTCTTTAA